TTTATGAGAGTGATCCGATTCCAGTATCATGTTGTTCTATACAGTCTGTCGGCAATAATCTGTCCTCTACATTTCAATGGCTTCCGCCCACCCACCTCCTTTGTTGCTGCATTTACATTCTAGAACACCACATAAATCCAGTTTTCTTTTAATGTAGTGATTAAATAACCATACCATCCTCACAAAATAGTTCGGTTCTAACCTAAAATGTAGCCTACTTACAACAAACATACTGACATAGCTATAGCTGCCGGAAATAAATGTTAAGAAATATATTTCGAAAATAAATATTATCCTAACGATACTGTTGCTTATTTGACTATACAACAGTGTAATTATCAAAACAAAAGTAGATTGAAACAGATTTTTTAATAAGAAGCAGTTATTTATTGTTCGAAGCGTTTTTCAATAATGCAATGACGGCATCAAGCAATGGTGTAGAATAATCCAACGAGCACGGATGTGATTGGTTCGTGGGTCTCACTCCTACCCATTTAACCACTCCCCCAACACAGCATTTGTCAATAACACCATAAACAGACAGTATCAGAAAACAATCATATATTGTAACAGTAACCAATATCTGTTAAAATTGAGGTATGTTTTCTCTCCTACATCTAATGTAAACATACATTTAATGtaaacagaaatacattacaTTTAGATATCAGGTCCTTTTACATGTCTATCGGTGGTTCGGTCCCACTGAATGTGTCACAAAAGTCATTGAAGTCTTTCTGCATGAAATCTTCACTCTGCATCACGTCGTTATCTGACGGGAAATACTGCATACTGTTACTCTCCTGCTCCTCTTGGTACAAATCCCCTAAATTGAAGAATGGGAACTGCTGGCACTTGGCCAGTTGTCGAGGGAAGAACCGTGCTGCCGTTGTTGTGAGATCTGGACTGTCGAGGAGAGCGCCCCTTGCGTTCTCTAGCACGCCTAGATACGAGTCCATGTCTGTGAAATCAGTTTCGCAGTCAGACCCACTGTCTGTGCCGATGGAGTCCGAACGCATATGCATCATCTGGTATTTTTCGTGCATCAGGAATTGGTTGGTGTTCCTCGGAGCTCTCATTCCTGGCGCTCTGTTACCTTTGATGTTGACAGGACGCAGTGACGTCATCGTACGAGGTGGTCGGTTCTGTTTGTAGAACTGGCTGgggtggtgaggatgatgatgatgatgtccatgcacccttcctctcttcccccgaTACCCTTGCTGCCTCCTCCCGTTCTTGGACCAACTAAGCTTGCTGTTGTCCCCTCTCCTTGCCTGCTGCCCATCCTTCTGTTGGTCTTTGCAGGCAGGTCGGTCACTGTAGACCCGCCACTGGCACATCATGGCCTTCCCATACATCTCTTCTTCGAAAAGCATTAGAAACGCAGCTTAAGTGCTTTCACTGAGCTTTACATTCTCTTTTCCGCTGCTGTCAGCGGCTAGGTAACAAAGAAATTGTAATTTCTCTGTATGGGGTTTCGTATACTTTCGTGGCTCACCACACGAAAACCCCTAAAAGTCTACCTTTTTACAATCTTCTTCGTTTTTTTCTTGACCACTGGCTTTAGAGAGTACATAGCCTGGTAGCACGCCTCTGATACAAGCAGCTTGACCTGCTCGGGGCTACAGCTGCGCTATCTAGCCTGTCACACCCCTTTTCTCTCGTCAAAtagtaaatttaaaaaaaatatatatataaaaatacgaCTATAGAAGATAGACAAATAAGTTTCGAGTTTCAGGTGTATTTCTTGCTTATTTTTAATTGATAGCTGACTAGTGACCCTGTTGTTCTTGTTGTGTGTCTCTTTTCCAGCTGAAGTGACAGTTGCAAATGGTACTGGAAAATGGGCTTGCGCGGTTTATATAGAAATGGAACATTCGACTGTTGGCTGGATACGCGGGGGTGTTCCACATTTCACTGTCCAAGACATTAAATGCATCTAACAAATAGATATCCAGAAACCTGTGTATTTATGATAATGCATTTATTTTATGTGTAAATAGCAAACAACAATCAAAACGACTAGCTAATCTAGCTGGAATTATGTAAACACCAAACCTTTCAGACGGTAATAGACTAGTCCAATTATTT
This is a stretch of genomic DNA from Oncorhynchus mykiss isolate Arlee chromosome 7, USDA_OmykA_1.1, whole genome shotgun sequence. It encodes these proteins:
- the wu:fb55g09 gene encoding uncharacterized protein wu:fb55g09 — translated: MLFEEEMYGKAMMCQWRVYSDRPACKDQQKDGQQARRGDNSKLSWSKNGRRQQGYRGKRGRVHGHHHHHPHHPSQFYKQNRPPRTMTSLRPVNIKGNRAPGMRAPRNTNQFLMHEKYQMMHMRSDSIGTDSGSDCETDFTDMDSYLGVLENARGALLDSPDLTTTAARFFPRQLAKCQQFPFFNLGDLYQEEQESNSMQYFPSDNDVMQSEDFMQKDFNDFCDTFSGTEPPIDM